In a single window of the Larimichthys crocea isolate SSNF chromosome XVII, L_crocea_2.0, whole genome shotgun sequence genome:
- the sap130a gene encoding histone deacetylase complex subunit SAP130a isoform X1 — MSSQQFPRHGLPVSSGGAAQISAAGNLVSVTQPSNMPGGSGGGDADSSRDADHGQQDHPPAGGAGTLAFRDDKQDTMVVRPYPQVQTHGQPQVTPQTVPIQPGTPVTVPATSVHLPQGQPAVLTEGQMKAVLKSPMPSRLIAPAPASNQGHIPIPPKVPGHITVTIENSTTTPSIPVATISGQQGHSGNLHHLMQANIQIIRGSAPALQIGTPAVPPQTFTSHLPRGAAAAAVMSSSKTVLRPATGASAGPGQPTVQHIIHQTIQSRPSVTTTSTTVPPTMVAPISATRTQSPVISPTVTHSADMAHGRSGLTIHPPPSATVSIQRSQTSRDTATRITLPSHPAIGGQKPQPPHTMTQKPIFSPVTPVAAATVAPIVATNTVPSTTAIGTVPHTQMTNNTIVTMTMASHSSHATAVTTSAIPVAKVVPQPIAHSSSRVQSDYPGERTNLIPIPGHRSSPNPVTMEARSDNRPSVPVQFQYFLPAYSSSYTLPHTYTPISSSVSTIRQYPVTPQAPSSALPTQAGVGVATTVHLNQMHLMAVDRIGLPSAQISTQGIQPAPITAQGIQPAPIGVQGLHTSAPITTQGIQQTPIVTQQQQQQAQSEAKPGVVLADGFVASPISSTFSTTQPVPTMVQAHTQGGVGGAPTLVSSPRPSILRKKPANESCVRKNLIPAQPSEAGSGRLESGVRGAGSPRPAGVKPKAEVHMAVAPPVMATVEALPSQGGDQQAVSSNAQHLGQAIPTMLATPGPVPPSQPSTVLSALPAAMAVTPPVPASMANTVASPTQPAASSTAACAASSACPDLKIKQEVEAMDTSQPDPNANLSSAPALTTQASTLNTPATGDMIPGASPRKKPRKQQHVISTEESEMVETNSTDEEKAPGRPITGRAERRESPPREYVDEEGVRYVPVRPRPPVTLLRHYRNPWKAAYHHFQRYSDIRVKEEKKGSLQDMANQRGVACRAQGWKIHLCAAQLRQLSSLEHDVYSRLSTLQEGLIPKKRAGADDDLHRINELIQGNMQRCKLVMDQVTEARDTMMKVLDHKDKVLKLLNKNGAVKKSSKLKRKERA; from the exons ATGAGCTCCCAGCAATTCCCCCGACACGGGCTGCCTGTGTCCAGCGGGGGAGCAGCTCAGatctctgctgctggaaaccTGGTGTCCGTCACTCAGCCGTCAAATATGCCAG gtggtagtggtggtggggATGCAGACAGCAGCCGTGATGCTGACCACGGCCAGCAGGATCATCCACCTGCTGGCGGTGCAGGAACCTTGGCGTTCAGAGATGACAAGCAGGACACTATGGTGGTCAGACCGTACCCACAAGTACAGACACACGGTCAGCCGCAAGTTACTCCCCAGACGGTGCCCATCCAGCCTGGCACACCTGTGACTGTCCCTGCCACCTCTGTGCACCTCCCACAGGGCCAGCCTGCAGTCCTCACCGAGGGGCAGATGAAG GCTGTCCTGAAGTCACCTATGCCGAGTCGACTTATTGCCCCAGCACCAGCTTCCAATCAGGGGCATATCCCCATACCCCCCAAGGTGCCTGGTCACATCACTGTCACTATAGAGAACAGTACAACGACACCATCTATTCCTGTGGCTACTATCAGTGGTCAGCAG GGTCACTCCGGTAACTTGCACCACCTGATGCAGGCGAACATTCAGATTATTAGGGGCAGTGCCCCTGCACTGCAGATTGGGACACCTGCAGTCCCTCCCCAGACCTTCACATCCCATTTACCTCGAG gagctgctgcagcagcagttatgtccaGCTCTAAAACTGTCCTGCGACCAGCAACCGGAGCAAGTGCGGGCCCGGGCCAGCCCACAGTGCAGCACATTATCCACCAGACTATTCAG TCCCGACCTTCTGTAACAACAACATCTACAACCGTCCCTCCAACTATGGTGGCCCCCATTTCAGCAACTAGGACTCAGTCCCCAGTTATCAGCCCAACAGTCACACACTCTGCAGACATGGCACATGG aCGTTCTGGGCTGACCATTCACCCTCCGCCTTCGGCCACCGTGAGCATTCAGAGGTCTCAGACATCTCGTGACACGGCCACGCGGATCACACTGCCGTCTCACCCTGCAATCGGGGGTCAAAAACCTCAGCCTCCCCACACCATGACACAG AAACCCATCTTTAGTCCTGTGACGCCGGTAGCTGCAGCAACTGTGGCACCAATTGTTGCCACTAACACTGTGCCATCAACCACGGCAATAG GTACTGTCCCACATACCCAAATGACCAATAACACTATTGTCACCATGACAATGGCATCTCACTCCTCTCATGCTACAGCAGTGACCACCTCTGCCATCCCTGTTG CTAAAGTGGTCCCTCAGCCCATCGCCCACTCTTCATCCCGCGTGCAGTCCGACTACCCCGGAGAGAGAACCAACCTCATCCCAATCCCAGGCCATCGGTCGTCTCCTAATCCTGTTACAATGGAGGCAAGAAGTGACAACAG GCCCTCCGTGCCCGTGCAGTTCCAGTATTTCCTGCCGGCGTACTCCTCGTCATACACTCTGCCACACACCTACACCCCCATCAGCAGCTCTGTATCAACCATCCGCCAGTATCCCG TTACTCCTCAAGCTCCGAGTTCAGCACTTCCCACCCAAGCTGGAGTAGGCGTGGCGACCACTGTCCATCTAAACCAAATGCACCTGATGGCAGTGGATCGGATCGGTCTCCCGTCCGCACAAATCAGCACCCAAGGGATCCAGCCAGCGCCAATCACTGCGCAGGGCATTCAGCCTGCGCCGATAGGAGTGCAGGGGCTGCACACGTCTGCACCAATCACCACGCAAGGGATACAGCAGACACCCATAGTtactcaacagcagcagcaacaagcGCAGTCTGAAGCTAAACCtg GTGTTGTTTTGGCTGATGGCTTTGTAGCTAGCCCCATCAGCAGCACATTCAGCACCACCCAGCCGGTACCCACCATGGTGCAGGCACATACCCagggaggagtaggaggagctCCAACCCTGGTCTCCTCCCCGAGACCCAGCATCCTCCGCAAGAAGCCCGCTAATGAAAG TTGTGTTCGCAAGAACCTGATCCCCGCCCAGCCCAGTGAAGCCGGCAGTGGCCGACTTGAGAGTGGCGTAAGAGGAGCAGGATCTCCCCGACCTGCAGG TGTGAAACCCAAAGCTGAAGTGCACATGGCGGTGGCCCCTCCCGTCATGGCAACAGTGGAAGCGCTGCCCTCTCAGGGAGGAGATCAGCAGGCCGTGTCCTCAAACGCCCAGCACCTCGGCCAGGCCATCCCCACCATGCTCGCTACGCCGGGGCCCGTACCTCCCTCCCAGCCCTCCACTGTCCTCTCCGCCCTGCCAGCAGCCATGGCTGTAACTCCCCCTGTTCCCGCTTCAATGGCCAACACCGTGGCCTCCCCGACTCAGCCTGCAGCCAGTAGCACGGCAGCCTGTGCTGCCAGCTCCGCTTGCCCAGATCTGAAAATAAAGCAGGAGGTTGAGGCCATGGACACCTCCCAGCCAG ACCCCAATGCCAACTTGTCATCAGCCCCGGCCCTCACCACCCAGGCCTCCACCCTGAACACTCCTGCCACTGGAGATATGATCCCAGGAGCCTCCCCGAGGAAGAAGCCCCGCAAGCAGCAGCATGTTATATCAACGGAGGAGAGCGAGATGGTGGAAACCAACAGCACAGATGAAGAGAAGGCCCCAGGCAGGCCCATCACCGGCCGGGCCGAGAGGCGCGAATCTCCACCAAGAGAATATGTTG ATGAAGAAGGAGTGCGCTATGTACCAGTCAGACCTCGACCACCTGTCACTCTTCTGCGGCACTACAGGAACCCCTGGAAAGCTGCGTACCACCACTTCCAGAGATACAGCGACAtccgggtcaaag aggagaagaagggaagCTTACAGGACATGGCCAACCAGAGAGGAGTGGCATGCAGAGCACAAGGCTGGAAAATTCACCTGTGTGCCGCACAGCTCAGGCAGTTG TCGAGTTTGGAGCACGATGTGTACAGCCGCCTCTCCACCCTTCAAGAGGGCCTGATTCCCAAGAAAAGAGCCGGAGCCGATGATGATCTTCACCGAATCAATGAGCTTATACAG GGTAACATGCAGCGCTGTAAGCTGGTGATGGACCAGGTGACTGAAGCCAGAGACACCATGATGAAAGTGCTCGACCACAAGGACAAAGTGCTGAAGCTGCTCAACAAGAACGGTGCTGTCAAGAAGTCCTCCAAACTGAAGCGCAAAGAACGGGCATAA
- the sap130a gene encoding histone deacetylase complex subunit SAP130a isoform X3, which translates to MSSQQFPRHGLPVSSGGAAQISAAGNLVSVTQPSNMPGGSGGGDADSSRDADHGQQDHPPAGGAGTLAFRDDKQDTMVVRPYPQVQTHGQPQVTPQTVPIQPGTPVTVPATSVHLPQGQPAVLTEGQMKGHSGNLHHLMQANIQIIRGSAPALQIGTPAVPPQTFTSHLPRGAAAAAVMSSSKTVLRPATGASAGPGQPTVQHIIHQTIQSRPSVTTTSTTVPPTMVAPISATRTQSPVISPTVTHSADMAHGRSGLTIHPPPSATVSIQRSQTSRDTATRITLPSHPAIGGQKPQPPHTMTQKPIFSPVTPVAAATVAPIVATNTVPSTTAIGTVPHTQMTNNTIVTMTMASHSSHATAVTTSAIPVAKVVPQPIAHSSSRVQSDYPGERTNLIPIPGHRSSPNPVTMEARSDNRPSVPVQFQYFLPAYSSSYTLPHTYTPISSSVSTIRQYPVTPQAPSSALPTQAGVGVATTVHLNQMHLMAVDRIGLPSAQISTQGIQPAPITAQGIQPAPIGVQGLHTSAPITTQGIQQTPIVTQQQQQQAQSEAKPGVVLADGFVASPISSTFSTTQPVPTMVQAHTQGGVGGAPTLVSSPRPSILRKKPANESCVRKNLIPAQPSEAGSGRLESGVRGAGSPRPAGVKPKAEVHMAVAPPVMATVEALPSQGGDQQAVSSNAQHLGQAIPTMLATPGPVPPSQPSTVLSALPAAMAVTPPVPASMANTVASPTQPAASSTAACAASSACPDLKIKQEVEAMDTSQPDPNANLSSAPALTTQASTLNTPATGDMIPGASPRKKPRKQQHVISTEESEMVETNSTDEEKAPGRPITGRAERRESPPREYVDEEGVRYVPVRPRPPVTLLRHYRNPWKAAYHHFQRYSDIRVKEEKKGSLQDMANQRGVACRAQGWKIHLCAAQLRQLSSLEHDVYSRLSTLQEGLIPKKRAGADDDLHRINELIQGNMQRCKLVMDQVTEARDTMMKVLDHKDKVLKLLNKNGAVKKSSKLKRKERA; encoded by the exons ATGAGCTCCCAGCAATTCCCCCGACACGGGCTGCCTGTGTCCAGCGGGGGAGCAGCTCAGatctctgctgctggaaaccTGGTGTCCGTCACTCAGCCGTCAAATATGCCAG gtggtagtggtggtggggATGCAGACAGCAGCCGTGATGCTGACCACGGCCAGCAGGATCATCCACCTGCTGGCGGTGCAGGAACCTTGGCGTTCAGAGATGACAAGCAGGACACTATGGTGGTCAGACCGTACCCACAAGTACAGACACACGGTCAGCCGCAAGTTACTCCCCAGACGGTGCCCATCCAGCCTGGCACACCTGTGACTGTCCCTGCCACCTCTGTGCACCTCCCACAGGGCCAGCCTGCAGTCCTCACCGAGGGGCAGATGAAG GGTCACTCCGGTAACTTGCACCACCTGATGCAGGCGAACATTCAGATTATTAGGGGCAGTGCCCCTGCACTGCAGATTGGGACACCTGCAGTCCCTCCCCAGACCTTCACATCCCATTTACCTCGAG gagctgctgcagcagcagttatgtccaGCTCTAAAACTGTCCTGCGACCAGCAACCGGAGCAAGTGCGGGCCCGGGCCAGCCCACAGTGCAGCACATTATCCACCAGACTATTCAG TCCCGACCTTCTGTAACAACAACATCTACAACCGTCCCTCCAACTATGGTGGCCCCCATTTCAGCAACTAGGACTCAGTCCCCAGTTATCAGCCCAACAGTCACACACTCTGCAGACATGGCACATGG aCGTTCTGGGCTGACCATTCACCCTCCGCCTTCGGCCACCGTGAGCATTCAGAGGTCTCAGACATCTCGTGACACGGCCACGCGGATCACACTGCCGTCTCACCCTGCAATCGGGGGTCAAAAACCTCAGCCTCCCCACACCATGACACAG AAACCCATCTTTAGTCCTGTGACGCCGGTAGCTGCAGCAACTGTGGCACCAATTGTTGCCACTAACACTGTGCCATCAACCACGGCAATAG GTACTGTCCCACATACCCAAATGACCAATAACACTATTGTCACCATGACAATGGCATCTCACTCCTCTCATGCTACAGCAGTGACCACCTCTGCCATCCCTGTTG CTAAAGTGGTCCCTCAGCCCATCGCCCACTCTTCATCCCGCGTGCAGTCCGACTACCCCGGAGAGAGAACCAACCTCATCCCAATCCCAGGCCATCGGTCGTCTCCTAATCCTGTTACAATGGAGGCAAGAAGTGACAACAG GCCCTCCGTGCCCGTGCAGTTCCAGTATTTCCTGCCGGCGTACTCCTCGTCATACACTCTGCCACACACCTACACCCCCATCAGCAGCTCTGTATCAACCATCCGCCAGTATCCCG TTACTCCTCAAGCTCCGAGTTCAGCACTTCCCACCCAAGCTGGAGTAGGCGTGGCGACCACTGTCCATCTAAACCAAATGCACCTGATGGCAGTGGATCGGATCGGTCTCCCGTCCGCACAAATCAGCACCCAAGGGATCCAGCCAGCGCCAATCACTGCGCAGGGCATTCAGCCTGCGCCGATAGGAGTGCAGGGGCTGCACACGTCTGCACCAATCACCACGCAAGGGATACAGCAGACACCCATAGTtactcaacagcagcagcaacaagcGCAGTCTGAAGCTAAACCtg GTGTTGTTTTGGCTGATGGCTTTGTAGCTAGCCCCATCAGCAGCACATTCAGCACCACCCAGCCGGTACCCACCATGGTGCAGGCACATACCCagggaggagtaggaggagctCCAACCCTGGTCTCCTCCCCGAGACCCAGCATCCTCCGCAAGAAGCCCGCTAATGAAAG TTGTGTTCGCAAGAACCTGATCCCCGCCCAGCCCAGTGAAGCCGGCAGTGGCCGACTTGAGAGTGGCGTAAGAGGAGCAGGATCTCCCCGACCTGCAGG TGTGAAACCCAAAGCTGAAGTGCACATGGCGGTGGCCCCTCCCGTCATGGCAACAGTGGAAGCGCTGCCCTCTCAGGGAGGAGATCAGCAGGCCGTGTCCTCAAACGCCCAGCACCTCGGCCAGGCCATCCCCACCATGCTCGCTACGCCGGGGCCCGTACCTCCCTCCCAGCCCTCCACTGTCCTCTCCGCCCTGCCAGCAGCCATGGCTGTAACTCCCCCTGTTCCCGCTTCAATGGCCAACACCGTGGCCTCCCCGACTCAGCCTGCAGCCAGTAGCACGGCAGCCTGTGCTGCCAGCTCCGCTTGCCCAGATCTGAAAATAAAGCAGGAGGTTGAGGCCATGGACACCTCCCAGCCAG ACCCCAATGCCAACTTGTCATCAGCCCCGGCCCTCACCACCCAGGCCTCCACCCTGAACACTCCTGCCACTGGAGATATGATCCCAGGAGCCTCCCCGAGGAAGAAGCCCCGCAAGCAGCAGCATGTTATATCAACGGAGGAGAGCGAGATGGTGGAAACCAACAGCACAGATGAAGAGAAGGCCCCAGGCAGGCCCATCACCGGCCGGGCCGAGAGGCGCGAATCTCCACCAAGAGAATATGTTG ATGAAGAAGGAGTGCGCTATGTACCAGTCAGACCTCGACCACCTGTCACTCTTCTGCGGCACTACAGGAACCCCTGGAAAGCTGCGTACCACCACTTCCAGAGATACAGCGACAtccgggtcaaag aggagaagaagggaagCTTACAGGACATGGCCAACCAGAGAGGAGTGGCATGCAGAGCACAAGGCTGGAAAATTCACCTGTGTGCCGCACAGCTCAGGCAGTTG TCGAGTTTGGAGCACGATGTGTACAGCCGCCTCTCCACCCTTCAAGAGGGCCTGATTCCCAAGAAAAGAGCCGGAGCCGATGATGATCTTCACCGAATCAATGAGCTTATACAG GGTAACATGCAGCGCTGTAAGCTGGTGATGGACCAGGTGACTGAAGCCAGAGACACCATGATGAAAGTGCTCGACCACAAGGACAAAGTGCTGAAGCTGCTCAACAAGAACGGTGCTGTCAAGAAGTCCTCCAAACTGAAGCGCAAAGAACGGGCATAA
- the sap130a gene encoding histone deacetylase complex subunit SAP130a isoform X2: MSSQQFPRHGLPVSSGGAAQISAAGNLVSVTQPSNMPGDGGGDADSSRDADHGQQDHPPAGGAGTLAFRDDKQDTMVVRPYPQVQTHGQPQVTPQTVPIQPGTPVTVPATSVHLPQGQPAVLTEGQMKAVLKSPMPSRLIAPAPASNQGHIPIPPKVPGHITVTIENSTTTPSIPVATISGQQGHSGNLHHLMQANIQIIRGSAPALQIGTPAVPPQTFTSHLPRGAAAAAVMSSSKTVLRPATGASAGPGQPTVQHIIHQTIQSRPSVTTTSTTVPPTMVAPISATRTQSPVISPTVTHSADMAHGRSGLTIHPPPSATVSIQRSQTSRDTATRITLPSHPAIGGQKPQPPHTMTQKPIFSPVTPVAAATVAPIVATNTVPSTTAIGTVPHTQMTNNTIVTMTMASHSSHATAVTTSAIPVAKVVPQPIAHSSSRVQSDYPGERTNLIPIPGHRSSPNPVTMEARSDNRPSVPVQFQYFLPAYSSSYTLPHTYTPISSSVSTIRQYPVTPQAPSSALPTQAGVGVATTVHLNQMHLMAVDRIGLPSAQISTQGIQPAPITAQGIQPAPIGVQGLHTSAPITTQGIQQTPIVTQQQQQQAQSEAKPGVVLADGFVASPISSTFSTTQPVPTMVQAHTQGGVGGAPTLVSSPRPSILRKKPANESCVRKNLIPAQPSEAGSGRLESGVRGAGSPRPAGVKPKAEVHMAVAPPVMATVEALPSQGGDQQAVSSNAQHLGQAIPTMLATPGPVPPSQPSTVLSALPAAMAVTPPVPASMANTVASPTQPAASSTAACAASSACPDLKIKQEVEAMDTSQPDPNANLSSAPALTTQASTLNTPATGDMIPGASPRKKPRKQQHVISTEESEMVETNSTDEEKAPGRPITGRAERRESPPREYVDEEGVRYVPVRPRPPVTLLRHYRNPWKAAYHHFQRYSDIRVKEEKKGSLQDMANQRGVACRAQGWKIHLCAAQLRQLSSLEHDVYSRLSTLQEGLIPKKRAGADDDLHRINELIQGNMQRCKLVMDQVTEARDTMMKVLDHKDKVLKLLNKNGAVKKSSKLKRKERA; this comes from the exons ATGAGCTCCCAGCAATTCCCCCGACACGGGCTGCCTGTGTCCAGCGGGGGAGCAGCTCAGatctctgctgctggaaaccTGGTGTCCGTCACTCAGCCGTCAAATATGCCAGGTGA tggtggtggggATGCAGACAGCAGCCGTGATGCTGACCACGGCCAGCAGGATCATCCACCTGCTGGCGGTGCAGGAACCTTGGCGTTCAGAGATGACAAGCAGGACACTATGGTGGTCAGACCGTACCCACAAGTACAGACACACGGTCAGCCGCAAGTTACTCCCCAGACGGTGCCCATCCAGCCTGGCACACCTGTGACTGTCCCTGCCACCTCTGTGCACCTCCCACAGGGCCAGCCTGCAGTCCTCACCGAGGGGCAGATGAAG GCTGTCCTGAAGTCACCTATGCCGAGTCGACTTATTGCCCCAGCACCAGCTTCCAATCAGGGGCATATCCCCATACCCCCCAAGGTGCCTGGTCACATCACTGTCACTATAGAGAACAGTACAACGACACCATCTATTCCTGTGGCTACTATCAGTGGTCAGCAG GGTCACTCCGGTAACTTGCACCACCTGATGCAGGCGAACATTCAGATTATTAGGGGCAGTGCCCCTGCACTGCAGATTGGGACACCTGCAGTCCCTCCCCAGACCTTCACATCCCATTTACCTCGAG gagctgctgcagcagcagttatgtccaGCTCTAAAACTGTCCTGCGACCAGCAACCGGAGCAAGTGCGGGCCCGGGCCAGCCCACAGTGCAGCACATTATCCACCAGACTATTCAG TCCCGACCTTCTGTAACAACAACATCTACAACCGTCCCTCCAACTATGGTGGCCCCCATTTCAGCAACTAGGACTCAGTCCCCAGTTATCAGCCCAACAGTCACACACTCTGCAGACATGGCACATGG aCGTTCTGGGCTGACCATTCACCCTCCGCCTTCGGCCACCGTGAGCATTCAGAGGTCTCAGACATCTCGTGACACGGCCACGCGGATCACACTGCCGTCTCACCCTGCAATCGGGGGTCAAAAACCTCAGCCTCCCCACACCATGACACAG AAACCCATCTTTAGTCCTGTGACGCCGGTAGCTGCAGCAACTGTGGCACCAATTGTTGCCACTAACACTGTGCCATCAACCACGGCAATAG GTACTGTCCCACATACCCAAATGACCAATAACACTATTGTCACCATGACAATGGCATCTCACTCCTCTCATGCTACAGCAGTGACCACCTCTGCCATCCCTGTTG CTAAAGTGGTCCCTCAGCCCATCGCCCACTCTTCATCCCGCGTGCAGTCCGACTACCCCGGAGAGAGAACCAACCTCATCCCAATCCCAGGCCATCGGTCGTCTCCTAATCCTGTTACAATGGAGGCAAGAAGTGACAACAG GCCCTCCGTGCCCGTGCAGTTCCAGTATTTCCTGCCGGCGTACTCCTCGTCATACACTCTGCCACACACCTACACCCCCATCAGCAGCTCTGTATCAACCATCCGCCAGTATCCCG TTACTCCTCAAGCTCCGAGTTCAGCACTTCCCACCCAAGCTGGAGTAGGCGTGGCGACCACTGTCCATCTAAACCAAATGCACCTGATGGCAGTGGATCGGATCGGTCTCCCGTCCGCACAAATCAGCACCCAAGGGATCCAGCCAGCGCCAATCACTGCGCAGGGCATTCAGCCTGCGCCGATAGGAGTGCAGGGGCTGCACACGTCTGCACCAATCACCACGCAAGGGATACAGCAGACACCCATAGTtactcaacagcagcagcaacaagcGCAGTCTGAAGCTAAACCtg GTGTTGTTTTGGCTGATGGCTTTGTAGCTAGCCCCATCAGCAGCACATTCAGCACCACCCAGCCGGTACCCACCATGGTGCAGGCACATACCCagggaggagtaggaggagctCCAACCCTGGTCTCCTCCCCGAGACCCAGCATCCTCCGCAAGAAGCCCGCTAATGAAAG TTGTGTTCGCAAGAACCTGATCCCCGCCCAGCCCAGTGAAGCCGGCAGTGGCCGACTTGAGAGTGGCGTAAGAGGAGCAGGATCTCCCCGACCTGCAGG TGTGAAACCCAAAGCTGAAGTGCACATGGCGGTGGCCCCTCCCGTCATGGCAACAGTGGAAGCGCTGCCCTCTCAGGGAGGAGATCAGCAGGCCGTGTCCTCAAACGCCCAGCACCTCGGCCAGGCCATCCCCACCATGCTCGCTACGCCGGGGCCCGTACCTCCCTCCCAGCCCTCCACTGTCCTCTCCGCCCTGCCAGCAGCCATGGCTGTAACTCCCCCTGTTCCCGCTTCAATGGCCAACACCGTGGCCTCCCCGACTCAGCCTGCAGCCAGTAGCACGGCAGCCTGTGCTGCCAGCTCCGCTTGCCCAGATCTGAAAATAAAGCAGGAGGTTGAGGCCATGGACACCTCCCAGCCAG ACCCCAATGCCAACTTGTCATCAGCCCCGGCCCTCACCACCCAGGCCTCCACCCTGAACACTCCTGCCACTGGAGATATGATCCCAGGAGCCTCCCCGAGGAAGAAGCCCCGCAAGCAGCAGCATGTTATATCAACGGAGGAGAGCGAGATGGTGGAAACCAACAGCACAGATGAAGAGAAGGCCCCAGGCAGGCCCATCACCGGCCGGGCCGAGAGGCGCGAATCTCCACCAAGAGAATATGTTG ATGAAGAAGGAGTGCGCTATGTACCAGTCAGACCTCGACCACCTGTCACTCTTCTGCGGCACTACAGGAACCCCTGGAAAGCTGCGTACCACCACTTCCAGAGATACAGCGACAtccgggtcaaag aggagaagaagggaagCTTACAGGACATGGCCAACCAGAGAGGAGTGGCATGCAGAGCACAAGGCTGGAAAATTCACCTGTGTGCCGCACAGCTCAGGCAGTTG TCGAGTTTGGAGCACGATGTGTACAGCCGCCTCTCCACCCTTCAAGAGGGCCTGATTCCCAAGAAAAGAGCCGGAGCCGATGATGATCTTCACCGAATCAATGAGCTTATACAG GGTAACATGCAGCGCTGTAAGCTGGTGATGGACCAGGTGACTGAAGCCAGAGACACCATGATGAAAGTGCTCGACCACAAGGACAAAGTGCTGAAGCTGCTCAACAAGAACGGTGCTGTCAAGAAGTCCTCCAAACTGAAGCGCAAAGAACGGGCATAA